GACAGGTGGGATATTTAACATTCGCACTATAAACTGTGCCAGAAAACATAACTTGAGTTCAGGTTGAAGAGCAAAAGTGGAATCCCAAAAAGTTGTGGGATAAAAGTGTGTAAAGTAATCACAAAGTGTTATATCAGGATATGGCTTGGGAATACATACACCTGTATAAGtagtgaggtgctatcttgtgattgGGACCGtacactggccaatgtgctcatggcaaggcaatgtgaattttGTAGGTTTGAGTGAAGTCTGATAGTGGGTTCAGATGGATTGGGCCTTCCATTTCTTAAGTTGTATTTTATATTACTGGTATTTAATATTACTTGATCCACAGTGTGAAGTGTGTACCGGGAATATATTATATGTGGTGTCTGGCAAAAACTGACAGTGTGAACAGATTCTAGCCAAAATCACATTAACATTCAATACAGGAGATGCTTCAATAGTAGggtgatgcataaaaaaaaaaaaaaaaaaaaaaaattatttatctgAAAGTAAAATTTGAATCTCTCACCAACAAGAGTGCCCCAGATATTTGTCAACGAAAAATATTTGTCAACGAAAAATATTTGTCAAcgaaaaatatttggcaaccaaaatatttggcaaccaaaaatatttggccAAAAATATGGTGCTTTCATTCTTCGCACACAAATAGATGAAAAGATGCTAAACAATGACTCATTCATAGTAAGTCATATTGCAATGTTTCCTGGAAAGCTGCTGTACACAATGCAGGGAGTGTGGGAGGGAGCTAGGGAGCTAGAAAAGAGAGCCGACaaatggcaggtttaagttcattttcacTCTTTActcataaattaaacaaattatagCACTTATCATGTTTGGCATCGGTTTACTATGCCTTCACTAACTGGCTTTTATTCAGCTTAAAGACACAAGCTGACCAAGGCTAGGATAGTATTGTTAGAAGAGCTAACAAAGCAATAGCATTTGTTTGTTCACCAAAAGACTGGctacctttctctttctctgtgtaaattacaAGTTAACTAGCTACATGTGACATGACTAGCACAATTGGGGTACATACAGATCATGGTTACAATTCCACTGCTGAGGTTAATGTATGATGAAAATAGCACTGCTGGTGTAGATAGCTAGCTAAAAGTGTGACTAATATAGCAGAACTGAGTAAATACAGATCATggttagaattgcactgctgaggtaaatgtatggtaaaaatagcactgctgacaaAGATAGCTACCTAGAATTGCACTTTTGAGGTGAATGTATGaagaaaatagcactgctgatgtagcGAGCTAGCAAGAATGTCACTGCTGAAGTACATGTATGATAAAAAATAGTAGTGCTAATATAGATAACTAGCTCAAAGTGTGATTAGGATAGCACAACTGGGGTAAATACAGATTGTTAtcagaattgcactgctgaggtaaatgtaagatgaaaatagcactgctgatgtggCTCGCTATCTAatactgcactgctgaggtaaatgtgtgataaaaatagcactgctgatgtagcGACCCAACTAGACTCTCACTGCTGAAGTACATGTATGATAAAAAAATAGTACTGCTAATATAGATAACTAACTCAAAGTGTGACTAGTATAGCACAACTGAGGTAAATACAGATCATggttagaattgcactgctgaggtaaatgtatggtgaaaatagcactgctgacaaAGATAGCTacctagaattgcactgctgaggtaaatatatgatgaaaacagcactgctgatgtaGAGAGTTAGCTAGAATTGCActtttgaggtaaatgtatgaagaaaatagcactgctgatgtagcGAGCTAGCTAGAATCTCACTGCTGAAATACATGTATGATGAAAAATAGTACTGCtaatatagctagctagctaaaagtgTGATTAGTACAGCACAACTGGGGTACATACAGATCATGataaaaacagcactgctgatgtgGCTTGCTATCTaatattgcactgctgaggtaaatgtatgatgaaaatagcactgctgatgtagctagatagctaaaattgcactgctgaggtaaatgttgtGCTTTGTTGGAATGTCTTCTGAATTTTGTCTTGTTTAAAAAGCAAGTTAAATGATGGAAAAACGGTAAATTGAATgataacctttttaaaaaatctgaattcAGCCTTTGGctatatgtttctttttttttatttgttcctttTGGCCAAACATTTGTATTGTGTTGCATCTCAACAAATCAGCCACATCAACAACTGATTCACACTTCAGTCATGCCTGCAGGTACTGAACAATCTGCTGCATTCACTCCATGTCctgcaaccacacacacacagcccagccGTCAGGCAGCAGCGCACACCTCCAGCCTGTGCTCAGACTGTCTGTTCCTGGTCAAAGAGCAGCGAGATGACGGGGCCACAGATCACAGATTGCATTTTATCACATTCCAGCCGTCCTGCTGCTGAGAACGCCCTGACATCAGAGCACGATGCACGCTGATAACTGATAACTCTGTAATACGGCTTTATCTGACCTTCTCCAGGTGCCGTTATTGTTGGAGGGGTCAGAGGTCGCGCCGGTTTTCCACTGCCGAGCTGCTTCCACAAACTTTGCCAGGAACTGTGGGTAAATACTGCGCTCCACAGAGATCCTGCTGGtacacagacagatacacagactCTGATACACAGAGAGAACAGAGTGCAGAGATGTAGAGCTGTGGGACAGGAGCACCACGGTGTGGCTGTGCAGCCTACAGACATTTAACTGAATGACAATCTTTATTACTAATAATCATATcatatattagtgcatctcaaaaaacagagtgatctatgttaagctttaatttcttttattgttgatgatgattttggcttacagtcaatcagtgtgtcagaaaattagaacatcatataagaccaattggtatttttggcagtgtgggcagtgtgccaagtcctgctggaaaatgaaatctgcatctccataaaagttgtcagcagaaggcaagaagcatgaagtgctgtaagattttgtgggaaaacaaaactgcactgactttagacttgatactaaaacacagtggatcaacaccagcagatgacatgactctccaaaccatcactgatcatcagtacattttacattttatttgtaaatcaagggatcagagtctggaggaagagtggagagacacacagtccaaactgcttgaggtctagtgtgaagtgtccaccaatcagtgatggtttggaattactgaaataaagtaactttttaattatattcttttgagatgtacctgtatatggaaaaaaaagtactgggacactgTAATGAGGGTATtataaaagagtttatcttggttttgttggagtaactgtctctattgctTCACACCCCCTAGatcattttgttttttgcattaggCATGATGCAAACAGTTTTATGTTGATCTGCTCtatagagtcctattctattggcaacactCCTATACAGGAACTTGACTAGAGGGTGTAATGTAAAAAGTGTGACAGCTATGGAGCATGAGCGCCCCCTTGTGGCAGTGCAATCCAAGTATTGTAGGTATTGACACTCAGTGGACAGTAAGTTGGATGAtttgatatattatttatttgagtgATGTTTTGCCACATAAACCCTATAGAGAGTGtttgttttaatagtttattattaatactattattattaagaattatACACAGTACTCAGAACTATTTATTACTTTagttcaaacaaacaaaccacaGGTCAAAGTTACTGTTTAATTTCAGTATTTTTAAACATTGCagtattattgtatattattgaCTCTTATACATTTACTCATTATTGCTTGtacatttcaaaatataaaaacaatcagATTATCCTGAAACAGTGCACACAGAATactattatttaaacattacaattgtattgttatattattatattaacatacatattttttattatattttgatatatttgatTACATTGATATTGTGtatcatgctgtttacactgatTAAGCTTGGACAATATTAGTGgaatctttattaaaaaaactggTTCAGAAGAAGATAAATTCATTTTATTATCTCATTTGTGGATGTTTTGCCTCAGAAATTTAGAATgtctttaatttaaataaacaccATAATTACAACAGTAAACTGCCTTTTGTTATACACTTCATTATTCTAAGCTCCACCCACATTCAATAGACATATTTGCATAAGGAACTCCTGTATTATGtgaatattataaaataccagTGAAAGTCTAAAAATGATACAAATGTAGGATCAGTATTTTGGGTCTATAGCAGTATAAAGTTTGAGTGGGCAGGTCATTTAAAAACAAAGcagaaatttagatttttttgttttttctgtatCATGTGATATATGATATACTTTCCAATAAGGTAAAACGGTGGTACACAGAActataaacattaaacttttaatACTGTcgtcctttatttttaaaagaaaatacatctgAACCAAAACAGAGCTGGACAACAGGCCAATTTTAAATCCCctaaactgttacatcacagtcttggcTAATTATATTTCTACACCACCATTTACATACTGTAAACCTAGTCCTGAAGGCCATATACTGTTAATCTGGTAAATTTTGATTGCAATTAGTCGCACATTCAGTACATTAATGAAGTCATGATGTTGAATGATCACAACCTCATTCTATtctagtcctattctattggcagtacttctattCTACAGGCACAAGACAAGCTGTATCAGTGTGTGCaattgcacgtctgtgtcagcaatgggtgacttaaattacagtattgtgcaaaagttttaggcacctgtgtgaatttaagtaaagaataagtgtcttatctgtgtttattagctcagtaaaacacttaacattacaataaatacaaacagcaattttacaaaaagctttttgtttttcttaaaacagctccaaatctctcctcctcatctgagtttaatagagtaatttctagttctcatcatattaatcaacacctggtttggtaaactactggtaaatgtggtaaatcaggtgagctgctgatggaactgaacataatataaacatgctggctgaggagcatccaggagaaatctggaatctctgaACTTCGTTCTTCAGCTtgactcacaggatataacatagttaaaaatgagaatttcttgttgcgttttattgtatttaggtttatttgcatctgttcaaatcctatgtggtgctttttcaggtataaacactcatattgctgagataattGGATTAGTACaattgctttggtgcctaaaacttttgcacagtactgtatgtagcTTAATGCTGTATTGATTAGATTTGTCCACATTCATATatggatatgtatatatatatatagttataataaATCAGTGAACTACATCTCTTTACATACAAGAGCATTTTGGACATATTGGACCAATAATTGAtactgtttccaataaagtggccggtgtCTGCACGTGTGTCAGTATTATTGTTTGACAGTAATAGTTTTGACTTCAGTAAAGAAGTGATACGagtctttccctccctctctcccgaCCCCCGAACACTTCATCCCCCCGAACGGGAGGTTCAAATCTCTGATCAACCAGCAATTGGTCCACACCAGCCCCGCCTCCAGTCGCCTAGCAACTCTGTGAACTCGCCCTACATCCTTGGACCACACAACAGCAGACAGGCCGTAGCGCACAGCGTTAGCTCGAGCTATAACTTCCTCTTCCTGGTCGAAGGGCGTGATGCAGGTGACCGGCCCGAATATCTCCTCCTGCATCACTCGAGACGAGTCCTTCACCCCGGTGATGACTGTGGGCAGCATGAAGTAACCACCCGCGTTCTGCGGCGGCAGATTCAGAGCGTCGACTCCCTCCCCACAGTGTATCTGAGCTCCCTCTGCCCTCGCCAGAGCCACGTAACTCCTGACCTGAGAACGTCAAACCACGTATTACATGTTAAAAGGTCATATATGAGTTAAAAACTGCATATACTGCTGTCCTtcctttaaaaaaactaaacagaacTGGAAAAAGGCCAATTACAAATCCCctaaactgttacatcacagtcttggcTCATTATATTTTTGCACCACCATTTACACTCATAAACCTAGTTTACTAGAAAAGCTGGTGACACTGTGTGAGTGTGATGGTAGACCTCTCACCATAACCAAATGGTTTGAATAAAATATTGCAAGCTTTAGATAATAAAAAacgtattattatattaaagttattaaaattCAAATTGGAATATAAAGTGTTTAAATTTccttaaaagataaataaaatgaacacaaTGTAAACTTTACAGGTGAGAGAAAAACTATTTtgacattgactttcattaaaagttaaggTATGGTGTTATTCAAGGTATTGACACAATATAAAAGACAGTATTAGACAGTGtattaaaattatgtagtaaactttcTATTGGAGAGCAACATCACTGTATACACATTAATGGTCTGCCACTagtgcaattattgtgacaggcctacagagAGAATATGGTTATGAATTTgatgttgatactggagagcagctcatcacctccagGACTTAGTcataataaattatgttttatgtGAACATACAAAAGCATATAAGGGCCTGTATAATGTTAAAATTATAATACTAGCTGAGTGGCttctaaaagctaaaagctaaactgGCCCTCTGTAATCTCTTCATCTTGCTAACTGCACATTGTGCTGAGGACAAATGCAAATGAGAGGACAGCAACACTATCCCATCACACTCAGggatttacagtggtgtgaaaaagtatttgcccccctaaagatttcttttgtttttgcattttttttgtcatactgacattttttttagattatcaaacaaattgtaatatcagacaaagatagcctgagtaaatattaaaatatatatttattattttttatttaataaaggaaaaaatatccaaaccaatctagaccTTTGTGAAAAAGGGCAACCAGGCCTGACTACTGCTAGAGCAGCAGAATCAAGCATGACCACAGTGAGaggtattattcacaaatggacaaaaaataaaacacgGATGAACCTTCCTAGGAGTGGCTGGCCAACTAAAAtcattccaaaagggcatggaaaactcatccaggaggccaCAAACGATTCCTTACGtgggtgtacttgggttctgcagcaagacaatgacccaatgcacaaaaacaagttcacttctgaataactaaaaaaaaaaaaagtaaatgaaggttttggagtggccaatTAAAAGTCtggttgagatgctgtggcatgatctttaAAAGTCTGTTTATGGtggaaaaaacacaaatgtatctgaattaaaacaattctgtaaagaagagtgaaacaaaattcctccacaaagaTGTGAAAAAGCTTGATtgcagcaaaaacaaaagaaatacttttttcacGCACTGTAATTGTAGTGTTTATCAGGTATTAAAGCTGTGTTATAATATGGGGGGCTTCTTTGAGCCATGCTGTAAACCATCCAATATCAAATCCAAGTTGGCATTTTTGATAAAAGTGAGTGCGCTCATAAGATATaacagaaattattattattattatttatattactatTTATCTGACCTTCTCCAGGTGCTCCTTGCTCACTAGAGCACCGTTGATGCTGTAGGGGTCAGAGGGCGCACCCGTTTTCCACTGCCGAGCTGCTTCCACAAACTTTGCCAGGAACTGTGGGTAAATACTGCGCTCCACAAAGATCCTGCTGGTACACAGACAGATCTCTCCCTgatacacagagagaaagaacagagtgaaaagataaaaaaaaaaactgtagaacaCAAGCACCCCCAAGCGGCACAACACTGTACACACAACTttaattttaagaaataaaatttaaCACATTAATGACAAACCCAGTAACTAACTAAACACAGTAGCAGACAAGCAAAAAActcataaacatttttttttaaataataaaaatatattcacaaaaaaataaaaaaaatactgctgctatactacaggggttggacaatgaaactgaaacacctggttttagaccaaaataatttattgtcccaacagacagttctggtgcaaacaggagagttgaggtgcacattgaattctgctgtgatttgagcagccatgtttttatgttttttggatacaatctgggttagcacccgaacatccctttcagacagcttcctcttacagcatccacagtcaatcctgttggatgtggttggttcttcttggtggtatctcgctgacattaccctggataccgtggctcttgatacatcacaaagacttgctgtcttggtcacagatgcgccagcaagacgtgcaccaacaatttgtcctcttttgaactctggtatgtctcccataatgttgtatgcattgcaatatttagagcaaaactgtgctcttaccctgctaattgaaccttcacactctgctcttactggtgcaatgtgcaattaatgaagattgaacaccagactgctccaatttagccatgaaacctcccacactaaaatgataacaggtgcttcagtttcagtgtccaacccctgtacttcatTGCAGAGATTTAACAACATAGAGAAGTTTGGAGATTTCTGTATTttccattgattttttttctctctttatttttttttttttagacttttaatataatttattttttaattccctGCAGTTTATTTGACTTACAGCCTAATCACTTGAACAAGCAAGTTGATTGGTGTAAACTGAATGAAGATGCTCACCTGATTGGCGAAGCTGGAGCGCACAGTGGTGCTGATACACTGCTCCAGGTCAGCATCAGCAAACACGATAGCAGGGTTTTTACCCCCCAGCTCCAGAGAGAGCTTCTTACAGTAGGGGGCGCTGCGCTCTGTGATTGCTCTGGCTGTAGCTGTGCTGCCAGTGAACGAAATTAACGGGACGTCAGGGTGAGCCACCAGAGCATCACCCGCACGCGGACCAGTCCCAAACACAATGTTCACTACACCGGGGGGaaaacctgtacacacacacacacattattaacattattaatttatagatatataatacagaacaatataattcagatatcgatataaacaatataaaagccagagaaaaactataaaaaaaagatggacgccgtgtcgccgttcctattcattcaatgaaaatgaagccaaaatcttccgccatgttggcgatcctgatacccgagtctgagcagtagagtccagaggagggagaaagactgtggagagacagcctactcatttaaataaacccgcccctgagggctgcctccacagagctcatacagtctatggtcccacccatacagtcattggtcattagtgtaaccccgcccttttacaataaccacacctttttaaatagagctgaataacgtttttaaaaccgaattctgtggggatataaaaaattaacaatataagcagaggttacactagctgctgcatttaaataaaggaagaAGAATTACAgtgtattagaaaaaaacgtgattgaaagttgtctgttttgccattgaaacctatggggatgggtggggttacacagctttctgaaaccgaacagcagggggcgcccgacctgtagtggcttcacttttgagagacgatgctctgtccagctatacagaGTCTATGGTCTGTACCTACAAACTACTTAAAAGGAATTTCTTTTAATTTCATAAACGCTCAGAGTAATGAACCTCAGCCGTGACAGatactgtaaataatgtatattaaatatatatatactatatatcataaaatgattttcttttttttagtaaaaaaagatGACAATgacaacatcacacacacacactcctcctcacCTGCCTCCTCCAGCAGCTGGCACATCATCCAGGCGGTCACTGAGGTCATCTCACTGGGTTTAGCCACCACCGTGTTGCCCATGGCGACGGCTGGAGCGATCTTCCAGGTGAGGAGATACAGGGGCAGATTCCAGGGGCTGATCAGACCAGCTACAGAAAGAGATTAGCCCATTATTACTgaattattactgtatatattctatattctgcACACTACAGCAGAATAGACAGCATACAGCAATACGATTAAGGGTTACATAGTCTAATCAATTGTCGTatagttattttaaaaaaaattggtgaACTCTGCTGTGTTTGAGTACTCATCAAAAGGGTTGCATATGCTAGACTGTTCTAATTAATGCAACTTCACTCTGTTTGGGCGCTTTTCAGACAAGGTGGTCGCTAAAGCATGTAGATCTGTAGAATATCCCAAAACAATTACCTTCAGttatctaaaaacaaagaaaactgaataaagaaattatttaacataccgtatttttcggactataaggcgcacttaaaaacttttaattttcacaaaaattgacagtgcgtcttataata
The Astyanax mexicanus isolate ESR-SI-001 chromosome 13, AstMex3_surface, whole genome shotgun sequence DNA segment above includes these coding regions:
- the aldh8a1 gene encoding 2-aminomuconic semialdehyde dehydrogenase, which gives rise to MSKQGELVLQNYIGGKFVPCSKHLDSYDPSVGQVYCRVPDSGAQEVEAAVKAAKEAFPGWSEKSPADRAKVMNKLADLMEARLEEFAQAESKDQGKTVTAARTLDIPRAVQNFRYFASSIQHHTTECSQLDHMGCISYTIRCPVGVAGLISPWNLPLYLLTWKIAPAVAMGNTVVAKPSEMTSVTAWMMCQLLEEAGFPPGVVNIVFGTGPRAGDALVAHPDVPLISFTGSTATARAITERSAPYCKKLSLELGGKNPAIVFADADLEQCISTTVRSSFANQGEICLCTSRIFVERSIYPQFLAKFVEAARQWKTGAPSDPYSINGALVSKEHLEKVRSYVALARAEGAQIHCGEGVDALNLPPQNAGGYFMLPTVITGVKDSSRVMQEEIFGPVTCITPFDQEEEVIARANAVRYGLSAVVWSKDVGRVHRVARRLEAGLVWTNCWLIRDLNLPFGGMKCSGVGREGGKDSYHFFTEVKTITVKQ